The following proteins come from a genomic window of Helicobacter sp. MIT 99-5507:
- the rplI gene encoding 50S ribosomal protein L9 — MKVLLLKEVKSLGKAGDICEVKDGYGKNFLIAKGMAQVATNETINRYKKEEKIKKEKEAALIEELKQLADKLKSLTLVLTRKTGANGSLYGAITKEEIAQAFKESHNIDIDKKALDLKTPIKSTGIYEIDLKLGFGLHAICKVDIQAQ, encoded by the coding sequence ATGAAAGTTTTATTGCTAAAAGAAGTAAAATCATTAGGAAAAGCTGGCGATATATGCGAAGTAAAAGATGGATATGGTAAAAATTTTTTAATAGCAAAAGGAATGGCTCAAGTCGCAACAAATGAAACTATCAATAGATACAAAAAAGAAGAAAAAATAAAAAAAGAAAAAGAAGCTGCATTGATAGAAGAATTAAAACAATTAGCAGATAAATTAAAAAGTCTAACACTTGTATTAACTAGAAAAACTGGTGCTAATGGCTCTTTGTATGGAGCAATCACAAAAGAAGAAATAGCACAAGCTTTTAAAGAATCCCATAATATAGATATCGATAAAAAAGCACTTGATTTAAAAACTCCAATAAAAAGCACTGGAATATATGAGATTGATTTAAAGCTAGGATTTGGTTTGCATGCAATATGTAAAGTCGATATTCAAGCACAATAA
- the hslV gene encoding ATP-dependent protease subunit HslV, whose amino-acid sequence MFEATTILAYKGKNKAVIGGDGQVTFGNCILKGNATKIRSLYDGKILSGFAGSTADAFSLFDMFEKILENKRGDLERSVIDFSKEWRKDKYLRKLEAMMIVLNKTNIYILSGSGDVVEPEDGKIAAIGSGGNYALSAARALDRNIENIDERILVEQSLKIAGELCIYTNTNIKLLEIN is encoded by the coding sequence ATGTTTGAAGCTACGACTATACTTGCATACAAAGGAAAAAATAAAGCCGTAATTGGTGGAGATGGGCAAGTTACATTTGGAAATTGCATATTAAAAGGTAATGCTACAAAAATTAGATCATTATATGATGGAAAAATACTAAGTGGATTTGCAGGAAGCACCGCTGATGCTTTTAGTCTATTTGATATGTTTGAGAAGATTCTAGAAAATAAAAGGGGCGATCTTGAACGTTCTGTGATAGACTTTAGCAAAGAATGGAGAAAAGATAAATATTTAAGAAAACTAGAAGCAATGATGATTGTCTTAAATAAAACAAATATATATATCTTAAGTGGCTCTGGTGATGTAGTAGAGCCAGAAGATGGGAAAATCGCTGCAATTGGAAGTGGTGGAAATTATGCTTTATCTGCGGCAAGAGCGCTTGATAGGAATATTGAAAATATCGATGAGAGAATCTTAGTAGAACAATCTTTAAAAATTGCAGGGGAGCTTTGCATTTATACAAATACAAATATCAAATTATTGGAGATAAACTAA
- the hslU gene encoding HslU--HslV peptidase ATPase subunit: MTDNKTPKEIVEYLDEYIIGQDKAKKAIAIALRNRYRRMQLPKDIQEEIVPKNILMIGNTGVGKTEISRRMAKILGLPFIKVEASKYTEVGFVGRDVESMVRDLVNASMNLVKNEYRDKNTDKIDSYIIDKIVKSIIPPLPNTANETKKEEYKISFDKMTKKVKDGSVDHLEVEIEIIEAPLNPLPLPNIGIIELLPKQQKTKKIKTSVKEAKELLKNEAIENITNIDEIKTEALKRAEESGIIFIDEIDKTATDQNQSKQNPNKEGVQRDLLPIVEGSIVETKYGSIKTDYILFIAAGAFAFSKPSDLIPELQGRFPIRVELDSLSEEDLYKILIQTKNSIIKQYKLLLETEGIKLEFSDDALRAIAKFAFLANEKTEDIGARRLHTIVEKVLEDISFDAPNIDDKNINITQKEIEEKLNSIIQNADTTRYIL, encoded by the coding sequence ATGACTGATAATAAAACACCAAAAGAAATAGTTGAATATCTTGATGAATACATCATAGGTCAAGATAAAGCAAAAAAGGCTATTGCGATTGCATTAAGAAATAGATATAGAAGGATGCAACTACCAAAAGATATACAAGAAGAAATAGTGCCAAAAAATATACTAATGATAGGAAATACCGGAGTTGGTAAAACAGAAATAAGCAGAAGAATGGCAAAAATACTAGGACTTCCTTTTATCAAAGTTGAAGCCTCAAAATATACAGAAGTTGGATTTGTTGGAAGAGATGTAGAATCTATGGTAAGAGATTTAGTAAATGCATCAATGAACTTGGTAAAAAATGAATATAGAGATAAAAATACAGATAAAATAGATTCATATATTATTGATAAGATTGTAAAAAGCATCATTCCACCACTTCCAAATACTGCAAATGAAACAAAAAAAGAAGAATACAAAATATCATTTGATAAAATGACAAAAAAAGTAAAAGATGGTTCTGTTGATCACTTAGAAGTTGAGATAGAAATCATAGAAGCACCGCTAAATCCACTGCCTCTACCAAATATTGGAATTATTGAATTACTTCCAAAACAACAAAAAACAAAAAAAATAAAAACAAGCGTAAAAGAAGCCAAAGAATTGCTAAAAAATGAAGCAATAGAAAATATAACAAATATTGATGAAATAAAAACAGAAGCACTAAAAAGGGCTGAAGAAAGTGGAATAATTTTTATCGATGAGATCGATAAAACTGCAACAGATCAAAATCAAAGCAAACAGAATCCAAACAAAGAAGGTGTGCAAAGAGATTTGCTTCCTATTGTAGAAGGAAGTATTGTTGAGACGAAATATGGCTCTATTAAAACTGATTATATTTTATTTATTGCAGCAGGAGCATTTGCATTTAGCAAACCTAGTGATTTGATACCTGAATTGCAAGGTAGATTCCCAATTAGAGTTGAATTAGATAGCTTAAGTGAAGAAGATTTATACAAGATTCTAATACAAACAAAAAATTCTATCATCAAGCAATATAAATTATTGCTTGAGACTGAAGGAATAAAGCTTGAATTTAGTGATGATGCACTAAGGGCAATTGCAAAATTTGCATTTCTTGCAAATGAAAAAACAGAAGATATTGGAGCAAGGAGACTTCATACAATAGTTGAAAAAGTATTAGAAGATATTAGCTTTGATGCTCCAAATATAGATGATAAAAATATAAATATCACACAAAAAGAAATTGAAGAAAAATTAAATTCAATCATACAAAATGCTGATACAACAAGATATATTTTATAA
- the era gene encoding GTPase Era, whose translation MTKAGFVSIIGRPNSGKSTLLNTLINEQIALVSHKINATRKRMNIIVMRNDAQIIFVDTPGLHNKEKILNQFMLQESLKAIDDCDLIIFLAPITDNLDYYKNFLELSKGKKHLLILSKIDSLNKEKILEKITQYQEYKDKYLALIPISSKKNINLESLLDEITQYLPKSPYLYDTEIISTQNLKEIYKEKIREALFDNLNKEIPYQSDVIIKKIYEDEICDRIYADIIVEKDSQKIIVIGNKGIGIKNIGINARKKIEQFSGKKLFLKLEVVVKKGWSKNKKSLKELGYNF comes from the coding sequence GTGACTAAAGCTGGTTTTGTATCTATTATTGGAAGACCTAATTCTGGTAAAAGTACATTATTAAATACATTAATCAACGAGCAAATAGCGCTTGTCTCTCATAAGATTAATGCAACAAGAAAGCGAATGAATATAATAGTAATGCGCAATGATGCACAGATTATATTTGTTGATACACCTGGCTTACATAATAAAGAAAAAATACTCAATCAATTCATGCTACAAGAATCTCTAAAAGCAATAGATGATTGTGATTTGATTATATTTCTAGCACCAATAACAGATAATCTTGATTATTACAAAAATTTTTTAGAATTAAGCAAAGGTAAAAAACATCTACTAATTTTAAGTAAAATAGACTCTCTAAATAAAGAAAAGATTCTTGAAAAAATCACACAATATCAAGAATATAAAGATAAATATCTAGCATTAATACCAATTTCTAGCAAAAAAAATATAAATCTAGAATCCCTACTTGATGAAATCACACAATACTTACCAAAATCCCCTTATCTATACGATACAGAGATTATAAGCACACAGAATCTAAAAGAAATCTATAAAGAAAAGATAAGAGAAGCATTATTTGATAATCTTAATAAAGAGATTCCATATCAAAGCGATGTAATAATAAAAAAAATCTATGAAGATGAGATATGTGATAGAATCTATGCTGATATCATAGTAGAAAAAGATAGTCAAAAAATTATTGTTATTGGAAATAAAGGAATAGGAATAAAAAATATAGGAATAAATGCTAGAAAAAAAATAGAGCAATTTAGTGGTAAAAAATTGTTTTTAAAACTTGAAGTCGTAGTAAAAAAAGGCTGGAGTAAAAATAAAAAAAGTTTAAAAGAATTAGGATATAATTTTTAA
- a CDS encoding L,D-transpeptidase family protein, producing MYDIISKYRNEGLNNIKATLESYLIDKKYWDIVVESKDTKYGYYESIKYVFMASKEDNNLLLFEIQNNKLSQIGNSNAIFGANKGDKLKEGDLATPIGVYDLTKKLQNLDQYYGPLAFVTSYPNLYDKLNKKTGYGIWIHGLPLNGDRSEQNTKGCIAIENNILLQYEKVIDYKDSVLITSNKPIKEVSKDTFANILQSLFVWRDAWINNDLNLYLSFYDESFVRFDGMKINEFKAFKKRIFDKDEKKNITFTNINIIPYPNNDGKEIFRITFLEDYRADSGYTFRGIKELYIIIKDKKISIIVEK from the coding sequence ATGTATGATATTATCAGCAAATATCGTAATGAAGGGCTAAATAATATAAAAGCTACTTTGGAGAGTTATCTTATTGATAAAAAATACTGGGATATTGTCGTAGAATCAAAAGATACAAAATATGGATATTATGAAAGCATAAAATATGTTTTTATGGCTTCAAAAGAAGATAATAATCTATTATTATTTGAGATTCAAAACAATAAACTATCACAAATTGGAAATAGCAATGCAATTTTTGGAGCAAATAAAGGGGATAAATTAAAAGAAGGTGATTTAGCCACTCCTATTGGTGTATATGATTTGACAAAAAAATTACAAAATCTAGATCAATATTATGGGCCTTTAGCATTTGTTACTTCATATCCAAACTTATATGATAAGTTAAATAAAAAGACTGGATATGGTATATGGATACATGGACTTCCACTAAATGGCGATAGAAGCGAACAAAATACAAAAGGCTGCATTGCAATAGAAAATAATATATTGCTTCAATATGAAAAGGTTATAGATTATAAAGATTCTGTGCTTATAACGAGTAATAAACCTATTAAAGAAGTATCAAAAGATACCTTTGCAAATATTCTTCAATCTCTTTTTGTATGGAGAGATGCATGGATAAATAATGATTTAAATTTATATCTTTCATTTTATGATGAAAGTTTTGTAAGATTTGATGGTATGAAAATAAATGAATTTAAAGCTTTTAAAAAACGTATATTTGATAAAGATGAAAAGAAAAATATAACATTTACAAATATCAATATTATTCCATATCCAAATAATGATGGCAAAGAGATATTTAGAATAACATTCTTAGAAGACTATAGAGCTGATAGTGGATATACATTTAGAGGAATAAAAGAGCTGTATATAATCATAAAAGATAAAAAAATAAGTATCATTGTAGAAAAATAG
- a CDS encoding helix-hairpin-helix domain-containing protein, whose protein sequence is MYRIILSLIFCISFLFAGVNINTADKKELMTLDGIGSKKADEIIKYRANNKFNSVEDLKKVNGIGDKLFNKIKDKISVNDSK, encoded by the coding sequence ATGTATAGAATTATTTTATCCTTAATATTTTGTATATCATTTTTATTTGCTGGGGTTAATATCAACACTGCTGATAAAAAAGAATTGATGACATTAGATGGTATAGGATCTAAGAAGGCTGATGAAATTATCAAATATAGAGCAAATAATAAATTTAATTCTGTTGAGGATTTGAAAAAAGTAAATGGAATTGGAGATAAGCTATTTAATAAAATTAAAGACAAAATTAGTGTCAATGATAGTAAATAA